A stretch of the Mycobacteroides immunogenum genome encodes the following:
- the rplT gene encoding 50S ribosomal protein L20 yields the protein MARVKRAVNAQKKRRTILKASKGYRGQRSRLYRKAKEQQLHSLTYAYRDRRARKGEFRKLWIARINAAARANDITYNRFIQGLKIAGVEVDRKNLAELAVSDAAAFTALVEVAKAALPEDVNAPAGEAA from the coding sequence ATGGCACGCGTGAAAAGGGCCGTCAACGCCCAGAAGAAGCGCCGGACAATCCTGAAGGCCTCCAAGGGCTACCGCGGTCAGCGGTCCCGCCTGTACCGGAAGGCCAAAGAGCAGCAGCTGCATTCGCTGACCTACGCCTACCGGGACCGTCGCGCCCGCAAGGGTGAGTTCCGCAAGCTCTGGATCGCGCGTATCAACGCTGCGGCCCGCGCCAACGACATCACCTACAACCGCTTCATCCAGGGCCTGAAGATCGCCGGCGTTGAGGTTGACCGCAAGAACCTCGCCGAGCTGGCCGTCAGCGACGCTGCCGCGTTCACCGCCCTGGTTGAGGTCGCCAAGGCCGCGCTGCCTGAGGACGTCAATGCTCCGGCCGGGGAAGCCGCCTGA
- a CDS encoding TrmH family RNA methyltransferase, with product MIDAVKLHRPAARRRAGLFLAEGPNLVEGALRAGVVERVFATESAVERFADLLADAPLCLVTERAAKALSETVTPVGLVAQCRVVTAAWSDIAARSPRLVVVAVDISEPGNAGTLIRVADAMGADAVVLAGNSVDPFNGKSLRASAGSIFNIPVVSEPGVAAVAADLGARGTAMLATTLDGDLSLDDADAVLAGPCAWFFGNEAHGLDDATAALATHRINIPMRGGAESLNLASAASICLYATARMHRRQ from the coding sequence GTGATCGACGCGGTCAAACTGCACCGGCCCGCCGCTCGTCGGCGGGCCGGTCTTTTTCTTGCGGAAGGCCCCAACCTTGTCGAGGGCGCACTGCGTGCTGGGGTGGTCGAACGTGTCTTCGCGACGGAGTCGGCGGTAGAGCGATTCGCCGATCTGTTGGCCGACGCGCCGCTGTGCCTGGTCACCGAGCGGGCCGCGAAAGCGTTGTCCGAGACCGTGACTCCGGTGGGTCTGGTAGCTCAGTGCCGCGTTGTCACGGCGGCATGGTCCGACATTGCCGCCCGCTCACCTCGGCTCGTCGTTGTGGCCGTTGATATCTCAGAGCCGGGCAACGCGGGCACCCTGATCCGGGTGGCCGACGCGATGGGCGCCGATGCCGTTGTGTTGGCCGGGAACAGTGTCGATCCGTTCAACGGAAAAAGCCTGCGCGCTTCGGCGGGAAGCATTTTCAACATTCCGGTGGTATCTGAGCCGGGCGTCGCTGCCGTCGCCGCTGATCTGGGAGCGCGGGGTACCGCGATGCTGGCCACCACGCTCGACGGTGATCTCTCGCTCGACGACGCGGATGCCGTGCTCGCCGGGCCTTGTGCCTGGTTCTTCGGAAATGAGGCCCACGGGCTCGACGACGCGACCGCCGCCCTGGCGACGCATCGGATCAACATCCCGATGCGCGGGGGAGCCGAGAGCCTCAACCTGGCCAGCGCCGCGTCGATTTGTCTGTACGCCACGGCGCGGATGCATCGCCGTCAATAG
- a CDS encoding oxidoreductase produces the protein MPAPLQIRHFRESDVPDQAGKTHVITGANNGLGLVAAEALARAGARVVLACRNQQTGRAALDKVRALGPDADHALVELDLTSLASVRSAADAIRTQAPTIDVLLNNAGVMAIPLQRTAEGFEMQIGVNHLGHFVLTDALLPSLLAANAPRVISLGSVAHAQGRNNLKVDDLNFTQRRYNRMTAYRASKLACMLFGSELSRKAAAAGSSLLSVNVHPGVAATNLFDSMIPKIPGLHKAFYFGMGLVLQDERQGAEAELYAASMPDVQPDDYLGPTQLTGARGPVARAPRTKEARDPKLAAELWEKSVELTGANYSGLTG, from the coding sequence ATGCCCGCACCCCTGCAGATCAGGCACTTCCGCGAGTCGGACGTTCCCGACCAGGCCGGTAAGACGCACGTCATCACGGGCGCCAACAACGGTCTGGGTCTGGTCGCCGCAGAGGCCCTGGCGCGCGCCGGTGCCCGGGTTGTGCTTGCCTGCCGCAACCAGCAGACCGGGCGTGCGGCGCTGGACAAGGTGCGAGCACTGGGCCCAGATGCCGATCATGCGCTCGTCGAGCTGGATCTCACCAGTCTGGCATCGGTGCGATCTGCGGCGGACGCCATCCGTACCCAGGCGCCCACCATCGATGTGCTGCTGAACAACGCCGGTGTCATGGCGATTCCGTTGCAGCGCACCGCCGAAGGATTCGAGATGCAGATCGGTGTGAACCACCTCGGTCACTTCGTGCTGACGGACGCGCTGCTGCCCTCGCTACTGGCTGCCAACGCGCCGCGGGTCATCTCGCTGGGCAGCGTCGCGCACGCGCAGGGACGCAACAATCTCAAGGTTGACGACCTGAACTTCACTCAACGCCGGTACAACCGGATGACCGCCTACCGCGCCTCGAAGCTGGCGTGCATGCTGTTCGGCTCGGAGCTGTCGCGCAAGGCCGCTGCCGCCGGATCCTCGTTGCTCTCGGTGAACGTGCACCCCGGAGTCGCCGCGACCAACCTCTTCGATTCCATGATCCCCAAGATCCCGGGGCTGCATAAGGCCTTCTACTTCGGGATGGGCCTGGTGCTGCAGGATGAGCGCCAGGGCGCCGAGGCCGAGCTGTACGCGGCGTCCATGCCCGATGTTCAGCCCGACGATTACCTTGGCCCCACTCAGCTCACCGGTGCCCGTGGGCCGGTGGCGCGTGCACCCCGGACCAAGGAAGCGCGCGACCCGAAGCTGGCAGCAGAGCTGTGGGAGAAGTCTGTGGAGCTCACCGGAGCGAACTACTCCGGCCTCACCGGCTAG
- a CDS encoding MspA family porin, which produces MALVTAICTLATAPAHADPVAMAPQTYTKVTRDGWTLVIRIDHETINSVPNLAEASNSREAFVTFDATAIATGGAAPITDSLFIAGYQLGCQTDVSSGLQIGGTGGLAGSVGYPASVGGSGGIAGFVQTILQPGVITDLPLANMALSDGGKAMLDVDNLHIKADACGGDVTIRSYVYLRISTASAHTEFAIYGDPMKI; this is translated from the coding sequence ATGGCGCTGGTCACTGCGATCTGCACTCTGGCAACGGCTCCGGCGCATGCCGATCCCGTCGCCATGGCACCCCAGACGTACACCAAGGTGACTCGTGACGGCTGGACACTGGTGATCCGGATCGACCACGAGACCATCAACTCGGTGCCCAACTTGGCCGAGGCCTCCAACTCGCGCGAGGCGTTCGTGACCTTCGACGCGACAGCGATCGCCACCGGTGGTGCCGCCCCTATCACCGACAGCCTGTTCATCGCGGGCTACCAACTGGGATGCCAGACCGACGTCTCCAGCGGCCTACAGATCGGTGGCACCGGCGGTCTGGCTGGATCGGTGGGGTATCCGGCGAGCGTTGGCGGATCAGGCGGTATCGCTGGGTTCGTGCAGACCATCCTGCAGCCGGGTGTGATCACCGACCTGCCTTTGGCCAACATGGCGCTCAGCGATGGCGGAAAGGCCATGCTGGACGTGGACAATCTGCACATCAAGGCGGATGCTTGCGGTGGCGATGTCACCATTCGCTCGTATGTCTATCTGCGCATCTCGACCGCGTCGGCGCATACTGAGTTCGCCATCTACGGCGACCCGATGAAGATCTAA
- a CDS encoding ISL3 family transposase, translating into MRATTLLNRVLDLPKTTVRDVECGDKVTVWVRPQQRVMSCPHCDFRTRHRYDTRMVDSAWRHLDLSGRVCVLKLRRRRLRCPEHGVLAESVPFARPGSGFTRDFEDLAVWLAAKCDKKTVSTFCRVTWRTVGAMCSRVVAEKLDPDRLAGLVDIGVDEISWRKHHKYLTLVSDHDTGTIVWGAPGKKAATLDAFFTAALPADGAKKIEAVSMDLGPAFAKSVRAHAPQAVICFDPFHVVKLATDALDDVRRQVWQSARKLSDKQIAKTYKGARWALLKNPESLTDTQKATLAQLKREGGALVRAYELKESLRAVFAGDLDADTVTDMLGKWCSWAQRCRIPQFVKVGRTINKHLDGIQAAVERGLANGRHEGLNNKVRLIIRRAYGFHNAENALAMIMLVCGPVTLELPYHT; encoded by the coding sequence GTGCGCGCGACCACTTTACTCAACCGTGTCCTCGACCTGCCGAAGACCACGGTCCGCGACGTCGAGTGCGGCGACAAGGTGACGGTGTGGGTGCGCCCGCAACAGCGGGTGATGTCCTGTCCGCATTGCGATTTCCGTACCCGGCACCGCTACGACACACGGATGGTGGATTCGGCGTGGCGGCACCTGGACCTCAGTGGGCGGGTATGTGTGCTCAAACTGCGGCGACGTCGGTTGCGCTGCCCCGAGCACGGTGTCCTGGCCGAGTCAGTGCCGTTCGCGCGGCCGGGATCGGGGTTCACCCGCGACTTCGAGGACCTTGCGGTCTGGCTGGCCGCCAAGTGTGACAAGAAGACGGTGTCGACGTTCTGCCGCGTCACGTGGCGCACCGTCGGGGCGATGTGTTCGCGCGTCGTGGCCGAGAAACTGGACCCCGACCGGCTGGCCGGGCTGGTCGACATCGGCGTCGATGAGATCTCCTGGCGCAAGCACCACAAGTATTTGACTTTGGTGTCCGACCACGACACCGGCACAATCGTGTGGGGTGCGCCGGGCAAGAAGGCAGCCACTCTCGACGCGTTCTTCACCGCGGCCCTACCCGCCGATGGCGCGAAGAAGATCGAGGCCGTGTCGATGGACCTCGGGCCGGCATTCGCGAAATCCGTTCGCGCACATGCCCCGCAGGCGGTGATCTGCTTCGATCCGTTCCATGTCGTCAAACTAGCCACCGACGCCCTCGACGACGTTCGCCGTCAGGTATGGCAGTCCGCGCGCAAACTGTCGGACAAGCAGATCGCCAAAACCTACAAGGGAGCCCGCTGGGCGCTGCTGAAGAACCCCGAATCCCTCACCGACACACAGAAAGCCACCCTCGCCCAGCTCAAACGCGAGGGCGGCGCACTGGTCCGCGCCTACGAACTGAAGGAATCGCTGCGGGCGGTGTTCGCCGGGGATCTTGACGCCGACACCGTCACCGACATGCTCGGGAAATGGTGCTCATGGGCGCAGCGGTGCCGGATCCCGCAGTTCGTCAAGGTCGGCCGAACCATCAACAAACACCTCGATGGCATCCAAGCCGCGGTGGAGCGCGGACTGGCCAACGGCCGCCACGAAGGGCTCAACAACAAGGTCCGGTTGATCATCCGCAGGGCCTACGGCTTCCACAACGCCGAGAACGCGCTCGCCATGATCATGCTCGTCTGCGGACCGGTGACCCTCGAACTCCCATACCACACATGA
- a CDS encoding adenylate/guanylate cyclase domain-containing protein — translation MDVEPSGLDAEPDGEHDSGIRKRRRGRTRGPVRHDPALAAEGAESAESDVEPTEPASLHIARASRTAGSWFRKMDRDPAVVAAVRRARRSLPGDPYFGDPLSTSGFGGASAVARAADRLVTDRDTAVREFGFGALQIWQAFTEKVSKQPANREVTLVFTDLVGFSGWALEAGDEATLKLLRRVAAVSEPPMLSAGGQVVKRMGDGIMAVFDDPVTALRAIIPARDALKSVDIQGYTPVMRIGIHTGTPQRIGSDWLGVDVNIAARVMESAAKGGLAISQPALAKVPLVFLDHMGLTPTPVRRPLFSSRPAGVPENMKMYLLETRRELPAPGDDGRT, via the coding sequence GTGGATGTCGAGCCGTCGGGCCTCGATGCCGAACCGGACGGTGAGCACGACTCTGGGATCCGTAAGCGCAGGCGAGGTCGTACCCGTGGACCTGTGCGGCATGACCCCGCCCTGGCTGCTGAGGGCGCCGAGTCGGCCGAGAGCGACGTCGAGCCCACTGAACCCGCATCCCTTCATATCGCGCGTGCGTCACGCACCGCCGGTAGCTGGTTTCGCAAAATGGACCGTGACCCAGCAGTCGTGGCTGCGGTACGCCGGGCGCGGCGTTCCCTTCCTGGTGATCCCTATTTTGGTGACCCGTTGTCCACCAGCGGTTTTGGCGGAGCGAGTGCGGTCGCGCGTGCGGCCGACCGACTGGTGACGGACAGGGACACCGCCGTACGTGAGTTCGGGTTCGGGGCGTTGCAGATTTGGCAGGCCTTCACGGAGAAGGTCAGCAAGCAACCGGCCAACCGGGAAGTGACCCTGGTGTTCACCGATCTTGTGGGCTTCTCAGGGTGGGCGCTTGAGGCCGGTGACGAGGCGACTCTCAAGCTGCTGCGCCGGGTGGCCGCCGTCTCCGAACCGCCGATGCTCAGCGCGGGGGGCCAGGTGGTCAAGCGTATGGGCGACGGCATCATGGCTGTCTTCGACGACCCCGTGACGGCGCTACGCGCTATCATTCCGGCCCGCGATGCACTGAAAAGTGTTGATATCCAGGGTTATACGCCGGTAATGCGGATCGGTATCCACACCGGCACACCCCAGCGTATCGGCTCGGATTGGCTGGGAGTCGACGTGAACATCGCGGCGCGAGTCATGGAGAGCGCCGCCAAGGGCGGCCTGGCCATCTCGCAACCTGCGCTGGCGAAGGTACCGCTGGTTTTTCTCGACCACATGGGTCTTACCCCCACCCCGGTACGACGCCCGCTTTTCTCCAGCAGGCCCGCCGGAGTCCCCGAGAATATGAAGATGTACCTACTTGAAACTCGTAGGGAACTGCCAGCCCCGGGAGACGACGGTCGCACCTAG
- a CDS encoding rhomboid-like protein produces the protein MTIGYAAALVVVAAVLVAEGPRMQDRVVAHASTNLHNLHQGHLGTLIGSAFVTDAGPIYLWLPGLMSILALAELQWRSGRLALTFVLGHIGATLIVGLGLAFAISLHWAPVSIARASDVGMSYGTAAVLGALTFSIPPRWRTSWVWGWITVGVVSIVCNQTFTEVGHLTALLLGMFGAWLAPSHAPQWSTLRLSLLAFGGLFALMLFSEDAQTLAAALPAGVAAVLITHWVSERRRPRGQVAIA, from the coding sequence GTGACGATCGGCTACGCGGCGGCCCTGGTCGTGGTCGCCGCGGTGTTGGTGGCAGAAGGCCCCCGCATGCAAGATCGGGTCGTCGCGCATGCGAGCACCAATCTGCACAATCTCCACCAGGGGCATTTGGGCACCCTCATCGGCAGTGCGTTCGTGACCGACGCCGGGCCGATCTACCTATGGCTTCCGGGGCTGATGAGCATCCTTGCGCTGGCTGAACTGCAGTGGCGTAGTGGACGATTGGCGCTCACATTTGTGTTGGGGCATATCGGAGCAACCCTCATCGTCGGTTTGGGGCTGGCTTTCGCGATTTCACTTCATTGGGCCCCTGTGTCCATCGCGCGCGCCAGTGATGTCGGAATGAGCTACGGGACGGCGGCCGTGCTCGGCGCGCTCACCTTCTCGATCCCGCCGCGATGGCGCACATCCTGGGTATGGGGGTGGATCACGGTAGGGGTCGTGTCCATTGTGTGCAATCAGACCTTCACCGAAGTCGGCCACCTGACCGCGCTGCTACTCGGGATGTTCGGGGCATGGCTGGCTCCATCGCATGCGCCGCAGTGGTCGACTCTTCGGCTGTCGTTGTTGGCTTTTGGTGGCCTCTTTGCCCTCATGCTGTTCTCGGAGGACGCGCAGACGCTGGCCGCGGCTCTGCCCGCTGGGGTGGCGGCGGTGCTGATCACACACTGGGTCAGTGAGCGGCGGCGGCCTCGTGGTCAAGTAGCCATCGCTTGA
- a CDS encoding methylated-DNA--[protein]-cysteine S-methyltransferase codes for MTDHATLITPVGPFTAIVDAAGAVLASGWTDSPELLRALIHPSLRPQTLTPKADLGKVTKAIADYHVGDLTCIDSIPVVQHSGEFLMHAWEVLRMVDPQAPITYSEFAIRAGRPAAIRAAASACARNAAALFVPCHRVFRIGGALGGFRYGLPIKRWLLDHEAAAAH; via the coding sequence GTGACCGATCACGCGACATTGATCACCCCGGTGGGTCCGTTTACCGCCATCGTTGATGCTGCCGGTGCCGTTCTCGCATCGGGATGGACCGACTCTCCTGAGCTGCTCCGGGCGCTGATTCACCCGTCATTGCGACCACAGACCCTCACCCCCAAAGCTGATCTGGGAAAGGTCACCAAGGCAATCGCCGACTATCACGTGGGCGATCTGACCTGCATCGACTCGATTCCTGTCGTCCAGCATTCCGGGGAGTTCCTGATGCACGCCTGGGAGGTACTGCGGATGGTCGATCCGCAGGCACCCATCACCTACAGCGAGTTCGCCATCCGTGCGGGGCGGCCAGCCGCCATCCGTGCGGCCGCGAGCGCCTGCGCACGGAACGCTGCGGCGTTGTTTGTGCCGTGTCACCGGGTATTTCGTATCGGTGGCGCCTTGGGCGGCTTTCGCTACGGACTCCCGATCAAGCGATGGCTACTTGACCACGAGGCCGCCGCCGCTCACTGA
- a CDS encoding Ada metal-binding domain-containing protein produces the protein MELDAEACYRAVQSRDTRFDGQFFTAVRTTGIYCRPSCPAITPKRQNVSFHPTAASAQAAGYRACRRCLPDAAPGSPLWNIKSHLAVRAMRLIGDGVVERDGVDGLSRALGYSSRQLNRVLLAELGASPLALARANRATTARLLIQRTDLPMSDVAFAAGFSSIRQFNDTIAAVFATTPSKLRSELPGRERPAPETIPGAVSLKLPLRQPHNVAWSTWLLEHHCARGVEDFSEGRYTRALRMPHGPVIATLTVGTEQVRADLQLTDMRDLAPSVARLRHLLDLDADPSAVDQALRSHPALVPLVAEAPGIRVPGTVDGAELLLRTMIGQQISVAAANTATASLVAALGEPVTDTTGRVTHLFPTAESVAAAGGQVMTGPSARIAAIVGAAERVSTGKLELHHGLTAADLRRQLLDIKGIGPWTADYVVMRQLADPDVLLEHDLVLRRGADAAGIPMAAARAGSPWRSYVSMHLWRKGITALPRPRTRKPKGNS, from the coding sequence ATGGAACTTGACGCCGAGGCGTGTTACCGGGCAGTCCAGTCCCGCGACACACGATTCGACGGGCAGTTCTTCACCGCGGTACGCACTACCGGGATCTACTGCCGGCCATCGTGCCCGGCCATCACACCCAAACGCCAGAACGTTTCATTCCACCCCACAGCGGCCTCCGCGCAGGCCGCGGGATACCGCGCCTGCCGACGCTGTCTGCCCGACGCGGCACCCGGATCTCCGCTGTGGAACATCAAGTCCCATTTGGCTGTCCGTGCCATGCGCCTCATCGGCGACGGAGTGGTCGAACGCGACGGCGTGGACGGCTTGTCGCGCGCGCTCGGGTATTCGAGCCGCCAGCTCAACCGAGTCCTGCTGGCCGAGCTCGGCGCCAGCCCCCTGGCACTGGCCCGGGCGAATCGGGCCACTACCGCACGCCTGCTGATTCAACGGACCGATCTGCCGATGTCCGATGTTGCCTTTGCAGCGGGGTTTTCCAGCATCCGGCAGTTCAATGACACGATCGCGGCGGTCTTCGCAACAACACCGTCGAAACTGCGCAGCGAGCTCCCCGGCAGAGAACGACCCGCGCCCGAGACCATCCCTGGTGCCGTCAGCCTCAAACTTCCGCTACGACAGCCCCATAACGTCGCGTGGTCGACCTGGCTGCTGGAACACCACTGCGCGCGGGGTGTTGAGGACTTCTCCGAGGGGCGCTACACCCGCGCCCTGCGGATGCCCCATGGCCCCGTCATCGCAACACTGACGGTGGGCACCGAGCAGGTCCGCGCGGACCTGCAGCTGACAGACATGCGGGACCTGGCCCCCTCGGTGGCGCGGCTGCGGCACCTGCTGGACCTGGATGCCGATCCCTCGGCCGTTGACCAAGCCCTGCGATCTCATCCCGCCCTTGTTCCACTCGTCGCCGAGGCGCCGGGAATCAGAGTCCCCGGCACCGTCGATGGTGCAGAGCTTTTGTTGCGCACCATGATCGGTCAACAGATCTCCGTTGCCGCGGCCAACACGGCGACCGCATCCCTGGTGGCCGCCCTCGGCGAACCCGTCACCGACACCACCGGAAGAGTGACCCACCTCTTTCCGACGGCCGAATCGGTTGCCGCCGCCGGTGGGCAGGTCATGACGGGGCCATCGGCACGCATCGCAGCAATAGTGGGAGCCGCTGAGCGGGTCTCGACCGGGAAGCTGGAGCTACATCACGGCTTGACCGCGGCCGATCTGCGCCGACAACTTTTGGATATCAAAGGAATTGGCCCGTGGACGGCCGATTACGTGGTCATGCGCCAATTGGCCGACCCCGACGTCCTGTTGGAGCATGACCTCGTACTGCGGCGCGGCGCTGACGCCGCGGGTATCCCCATGGCCGCCGCCCGCGCCGGCTCACCATGGCGGTCCTATGTCTCTATGCACCTGTGGCGCAAGGGAATCACCGCACTGCCACGGCCACGCACTCGCAAACCGAAGGGAAATTCGTGA
- a CDS encoding DUF6653 family protein — protein sequence MKGEAVRHWVFQRHCHPISAWSRLATTPLLLVPLWTRRWRWAIPIGVWLAINPIMTPPPADDRSFATRAIRGEEIWMSRPTSDPALTALSLAGSTALVSALTAAWRRSPLWAATGTATSMIVTLLAWDRYGRIWEAARSGR from the coding sequence ATGAAGGGCGAAGCGGTACGCCACTGGGTCTTCCAACGACACTGCCACCCGATAAGCGCTTGGTCCCGCTTGGCGACTACACCCCTGTTGCTTGTTCCGCTGTGGACCAGACGATGGCGCTGGGCGATCCCCATCGGGGTGTGGCTGGCGATCAATCCGATCATGACACCGCCACCCGCCGACGATCGTTCGTTCGCGACCCGGGCCATACGCGGCGAGGAGATCTGGATGTCCAGACCCACCTCGGATCCCGCGCTCACCGCGCTCAGCCTCGCGGGCAGCACGGCACTGGTGTCGGCGCTTACTGCCGCATGGCGGCGTTCACCGCTGTGGGCAGCGACGGGCACCGCAACATCCATGATCGTCACCTTGCTGGCCTGGGACAGGTACGGCCGAATATGGGAGGCGGCCCGGAGCGGACGATGA
- the pheS gene encoding phenylalanine--tRNA ligase subunit alpha, with translation MAEHTQNPSVESSTEPLATAVNAARVAFDGARNLDDLAQAKVDHLGEKSPLAQARQALGSLPKEQRAEAGKLVNTARTQAQQSYDERLEVLRAERDAAVLVAERIDVTLPTTRQPLGARHPITILSEHIADTFIAMGWEVADGPEVETEHFNFDALNFLPDHPARSTQDTFYIAPEDSRQVLRTHTSPVQVRTLLARELPVYVISLGRAFRTDEIDATHLPAFHQVEGLAVDRGLTMANLKGTLDAFARAMFGAQAHTRMRPHFFPFTEPSAEVDVWFENKKGGAGWVEWGGCGMVNPNVLRASGIDPEVYSGFAFGMGLERTLQFRNGLPDMRDMIEGDVRFSLPFGVSA, from the coding sequence GTGGCCGAACACACCCAGAATCCTTCGGTGGAGTCTTCAACGGAACCTTTAGCGACTGCTGTTAACGCTGCCCGCGTGGCATTTGACGGCGCCCGCAACCTTGACGACCTCGCACAGGCGAAGGTCGACCATCTGGGGGAGAAATCGCCGCTGGCGCAGGCGCGTCAAGCCCTGGGTTCGCTTCCCAAGGAGCAACGGGCCGAGGCAGGCAAGCTCGTCAACACCGCGCGCACGCAGGCGCAACAGTCGTACGACGAGAGGCTGGAAGTGCTGCGTGCCGAACGCGACGCGGCGGTACTCGTGGCAGAACGTATCGACGTCACCCTACCGACGACACGGCAGCCGCTCGGTGCGCGCCATCCCATCACGATCTTGTCCGAGCACATTGCCGACACCTTCATCGCCATGGGCTGGGAGGTGGCCGACGGTCCCGAGGTTGAGACCGAGCATTTCAACTTCGACGCGCTGAACTTTCTGCCCGATCACCCCGCGCGCAGTACACAGGACACCTTCTACATCGCCCCCGAAGACTCTCGTCAGGTGTTACGCACGCATACGTCACCGGTCCAGGTGCGGACTCTGCTGGCACGCGAATTGCCCGTCTATGTGATCTCGTTGGGTCGCGCATTCCGCACCGACGAAATCGACGCGACCCATCTGCCCGCCTTCCATCAGGTCGAAGGACTCGCGGTGGACCGGGGACTGACCATGGCCAATCTCAAGGGCACGCTCGACGCATTTGCCCGGGCGATGTTCGGCGCACAGGCGCACACCCGGATGCGGCCGCACTTCTTCCCGTTCACGGAACCCTCGGCCGAGGTCGATGTGTGGTTTGAGAACAAGAAGGGGGGCGCAGGCTGGGTCGAATGGGGTGGTTGCGGCATGGTGAACCCTAATGTCTTGCGGGCCAGCGGTATTGATCCCGAGGTATACAGCGGTTTTGCATTTGGGATGGGATTGGAGCGCACCTTGCAGTTCCGCAATGGGTTGCCGGATATGCGCGACATGATCGAGGGCGATGTCCGTTTCAGCCTTCCGTTCGGAGTGAGTGCCTGA